From a single Cotesia glomerata isolate CgM1 linkage group LG6, MPM_Cglom_v2.3, whole genome shotgun sequence genomic region:
- the LOC123267233 gene encoding uncharacterized protein LOC123267233, whose amino-acid sequence MHPSTLKQRRSESSDEDDSVSSMLYLFLPEHVWKLILQNIKSTKKLLKLRTASKLFCTMINDQLNSERRWEKLCYSRRITPWHAALKNTLFASNENNSLDEFVADQSNWKIMYFSYRKWESINKSQESFRITVTNSAPYNTTITFIAKTAEGVIMVINERYIVVNFLVDFNISDTQFINLPLSRRGSIVREVGFWNVEKTIIIYAKLEDRSICFWKAGSPRHISYHARSLGNIFCTDNDVLMNVNDNITRLAKYHYDHQSGSVSRQLVNIIRQPNDINLEEFQIIGLFGNANSITVACRKEKTILKLKIKIPESTTLQYIIYERTLYDLEISDVRKPYICYIPLSDVVLIANGNIHALIVVLLIITH is encoded by the exons ATGCATCCCAGTACACTGAAGCAAAGAAGATCCGAGTCCTCTGATGAAGATGACTCTGTTTCTTCAATGCTTTACCTATTTTTGCCAGAACATGTTTGGAAGCTAATTCTACAAAACATAAAGAGTACAAAGAAATTGTTGAAGCTCCGTACGGCGAGTAAACTCTTCTGTACGATGATAAATGATCAATTGAATTCTGAAAGACGTTGGGAAAAACTTTGTTACTCTCGGAGGATAACCCCATGGCACGCAGCCTTGAAGAATACACTCTTTGCatcaaatgaaaataattcgcTCGATGAGTTTGTTGCTGACCAAAGTAACTGGAAGATCATGTATTTTTCTTACAGAAAATGGGAGAGTATTAATAAATCACAAGAATCATTTAGAATAACCGTGACAAATAGTGCTCCGTATAATACAACAATAACTTTCATCGCCAAGACAG CGGAAGGTGTCATTATGGTTATAAACGAAAGATATATTgtggtaaattttttagtcgACTTCAACATCAGTGAcacacaatttattaacttaccGCTGAGTCGACGAGGTTCTATTGTTCGAGAAGTAGGCTTTTGGAATGTTGAAAAAACGATTATTATCTATGCTAAATTGGAAGATAGATCTATATGCTTCTGGAAAGCAGGAAGTCCTAGACATATATCATATCACGCAAGATCATTAGGAAATATATTTTg cacTGACAATGATGTTTTGATGAATGTGAATGACAATATTACACGGTTGGCAAAATATCATTATGATCATCAATCCGGTTCGGTTAGTCGGCAATTAGTGAACATTATCAGACAACCAAATGATATAAATTTGGAAGAATTTCAGATAATTGGACTGTTTGGTAATGCTAATAGT ATCACTGTAGCATGCAGAAAAGAAAAGACGATCTtgaaattgaagataaaaatcCCCGAAAGCACAACATTGCAATACATAATTTATGAGAGAACACTATATGACCTGGAAATATCTGATGTAAGGAAACCTTATATATGCTACATTCCACTTAGTGATGTCGTGTTAATAGCCAACGGTAATATTCATGCTTTAATAGTCGTACTGCTTATCATTACTCATTAA
- the LOC123266541 gene encoding programmed cell death protein 2-like — translation MEKLKKMMAEKKAGYLQDVEDKQLEEAAKEDDDEAFTEFKERIKRRPAQVLRYQRGGDPLLVSKENKPQKIPPCENCNSRRTFEFQIMPQLLNKLNCSNENSIDWGVLLVTLVKSPVSSLGTSGSLFGSKIMLTSKIKILARKVNIDKMVGNFYY, via the exons atggaGAAGCTGAAGAAGATGATGGCGGAGAAAAAAGCTGGATATCTTCAGGATGTTGAGGACAAACAGTTGGAGGAAGCCGCTAAGGAGGATGACGATGAAGCTTTTACGGAGTTTAAAGAGAGGATCAAGCGACGACCTGCTCAAGTTCTCAG gTATCAGCGGGGTGGAGATCCGTTGTTGGTGTCAAAAGAAAACAAACCGCAGAAAATTCCACCCTGTGAAAATTGTAACAGCCGGAGGACGTTCGAGTTCCAAATAATGCCGCAATTGTTGAATAAATTGAACTGCAGTAATGAAAACAGTATTGACTGGGGAGTGTTGCTTGTTACACTTGTAAAAAGTCCTGTCTCATCTCTGGGTACCAGCGGAAGTTTATTTGGAAGCAAGATTATGCTGAcatcgaaaataaaaattctagcTCGGAAAGTAAACATTGATAAAATGgtaggaaatttttattattga